Proteins from a genomic interval of Marmoricola sp. OAE513:
- the mca gene encoding mycothiol conjugate amidase Mca, with protein sequence MSDLAGLRLMHVHAHPDDESSKGAASTAMYVDRGVDVHVVTCTGGERGSVLNPNMDRPDVLENIAEIRRAEMDAAREILGVSQDWLGFVDSGWPEGDPKPPLPEGCFGLVPLEEATEPLVRLIRSFRPHVMTTYDEKGGYPHPDHIKCHEISVAAFEAAADPTRYPDAGEPWQVLKLYYSHGFNRPKAVALHEAAEAAGIESFFGERLKEWAPDPEWDARVTTKVPCADYFPVRDRALIAHATQIDPDGFFFQIPMEIQQKVWPTEDFELVTSHVETSLPEDDLFAGIRPTPETLGS encoded by the coding sequence ATGTCTGACCTTGCCGGCCTCCGGCTGATGCACGTGCACGCCCACCCTGACGACGAGTCCAGCAAGGGCGCCGCGAGCACCGCGATGTACGTCGACCGGGGTGTCGACGTGCACGTCGTGACCTGCACCGGCGGTGAGCGCGGATCGGTGCTGAACCCCAACATGGACCGCCCGGACGTGCTCGAGAACATTGCGGAGATCCGCCGCGCCGAGATGGACGCTGCCCGCGAGATCCTCGGCGTCTCGCAGGACTGGCTGGGCTTCGTCGACTCCGGGTGGCCCGAGGGAGACCCGAAGCCGCCGCTGCCGGAGGGTTGCTTCGGACTGGTCCCGCTCGAGGAAGCCACCGAACCGCTGGTCCGCCTGATTAGGTCCTTCCGGCCGCACGTGATGACCACGTACGACGAGAAGGGCGGCTACCCGCACCCCGACCACATCAAGTGCCACGAGATCTCGGTGGCCGCGTTCGAGGCCGCCGCGGACCCGACGCGTTACCCGGACGCGGGCGAGCCCTGGCAGGTGCTCAAGCTGTACTACTCGCACGGGTTCAACCGCCCCAAGGCGGTCGCGCTGCACGAGGCCGCCGAAGCCGCCGGCATCGAGTCCTTCTTCGGTGAGCGGCTCAAGGAGTGGGCACCGGACCCGGAGTGGGACGCCCGGGTCACCACGAAGGTGCCGTGCGCGGACTACTTCCCGGTCCGGGACCGCGCGTTGATCGCGCACGCGACCCAGATCGACCCCGACGGCTTCTTCTTCCAGATCCCGATGGAGATCCAGCAGAAGGTCTGGCCGACCGAGGACTTCGAGCTCGTGACCAGCCACGTGGAGACATCGCTGCCCGAGGACGACCTCTTTGCCGGGATCCGCCCGACGCCTGAGACACTGGGGTCATGA
- a CDS encoding DUF4307 domain-containing protein, giving the protein MSDLQQRYGTPSKSRRTTLLVVSTALAALFLGWLTWVIAFRSDPAIEAELVSYEVVDAHEVRIRVESKFRDDSVTGSCLFRATARDHTIVGDINLSVAELRAAGNGWIPVKTFDRATTVERVSCTEH; this is encoded by the coding sequence GTGAGCGACCTTCAGCAGCGGTACGGAACGCCGAGCAAGTCCCGGCGAACGACGCTCCTCGTTGTATCGACGGCGCTGGCTGCGTTATTCCTCGGCTGGTTGACCTGGGTGATCGCGTTCCGCAGCGACCCCGCCATCGAGGCCGAGCTGGTCTCCTACGAGGTCGTCGACGCGCACGAGGTCCGGATCCGGGTCGAGTCGAAGTTCCGCGACGACTCGGTCACCGGCAGCTGCTTGTTCCGGGCGACCGCGCGCGACCACACGATCGTCGGCGACATCAACCTCTCGGTGGCCGAGCTCCGAGCCGCTGGGAACGGCTGGATCCCGGTGAAGACCTTCGACCGGGCCACCACGGTCGAGCGCGTCAGCTGCACCGAGCACTGA
- the greA gene encoding transcription elongation factor GreA — translation MTQADERDGVWLTQSKFDELTAELEELRGPGRTAVVEKVSQARDEGDLKENGGYHAAREELGKLDGRIAQLVEMLKNARVGEKPADDGVVEPGMLVTIRFVGDSDTEEFLLGAREMAGEGVQVYSPQSPMGEAINGHKKGETVTYTAPNGKELQIEIVEAVPYDG, via the coding sequence ATGACTCAGGCTGATGAGCGCGACGGCGTCTGGCTGACGCAGTCCAAGTTCGACGAGCTGACCGCGGAGCTCGAGGAGCTGCGCGGCCCCGGTCGGACCGCCGTCGTCGAGAAGGTGAGCCAGGCCCGCGACGAGGGCGACCTCAAGGAGAACGGCGGCTACCACGCCGCCCGCGAGGAGCTCGGCAAGCTCGACGGCAGGATCGCTCAGCTCGTGGAGATGCTCAAGAACGCACGGGTCGGCGAGAAGCCGGCCGACGACGGTGTCGTCGAGCCGGGGATGCTCGTGACGATCCGCTTCGTCGGCGACTCCGACACCGAGGAGTTCCTGCTCGGCGCCCGCGAGATGGCCGGCGAGGGCGTGCAGGTCTACTCGCCGCAGTCGCCGATGGGCGAGGCCATCAACGGTCACAAGAAGGGCGAGACGGTCACCTACACCGCGCCCAACGGCAAGGAACTCCAGATCGAGATCGTCGAAGCCGTCCCCTACGACGGGTGA
- the ilvA gene encoding threonine ammonia-lyase → MTEPIGLEEIEAAATLLADVAVVTPMQESRWLSEIVGGPVLLKCENLQRTGSFKIRGAYLRMANLSDAERAHGVVAASAGNHAQGVALAARMLGLPATVFMPEGAPIPKLNATRGYGAEVVFHGSSVDEALVAAGEYAASTGAVLIHPFDHCDIVTGQATCGLEILDQAPEAATVLVPTGGGGLIAGIATAIKLRRPDVRVVGVQAEGAAAYPASLAAGNPIALTTMTTMADGIAVARPGAVPFAAIDQYVDQVVTVSEESISRALVLLLERAKLVVEPAGAVAVAALLDQPAAFDGPVVAVLSGGNVDPLLLAKLIQHGLAAAGRYLNVAVRIPDRPGGLATLLGQLADQGANVLEVAHERTSGNLGVDEVEVHVQLETRGPKHAEAVLAQLREHGYRVTAVS, encoded by the coding sequence CGAGATCGTCGGCGGCCCGGTGCTCCTGAAGTGCGAGAACCTCCAGCGCACCGGCTCGTTCAAGATCCGCGGTGCCTACCTGCGGATGGCGAACCTCAGTGACGCCGAGCGCGCCCACGGTGTCGTCGCGGCGTCCGCGGGCAACCACGCGCAGGGGGTCGCGCTCGCCGCCCGGATGCTCGGCCTGCCGGCGACCGTCTTCATGCCCGAGGGTGCGCCGATCCCCAAGCTCAACGCGACCCGCGGGTACGGCGCCGAGGTCGTCTTCCACGGATCCTCGGTCGACGAGGCACTGGTCGCCGCAGGGGAGTACGCCGCGTCGACGGGTGCGGTGCTGATCCACCCCTTCGACCATTGCGACATCGTCACCGGTCAGGCGACCTGCGGCCTGGAGATCCTCGACCAGGCTCCGGAGGCCGCGACGGTCCTGGTCCCTACCGGCGGCGGTGGTCTGATCGCCGGCATCGCGACCGCGATCAAGCTGCGTCGCCCCGACGTCCGGGTCGTCGGAGTCCAGGCCGAGGGTGCCGCGGCGTACCCGGCCTCGCTGGCGGCCGGCAACCCGATCGCGCTGACGACGATGACGACCATGGCCGACGGCATCGCGGTGGCGCGGCCCGGAGCAGTGCCGTTCGCTGCGATCGACCAGTACGTCGACCAGGTCGTCACGGTCTCCGAGGAGTCCATCTCACGCGCGCTGGTGCTCCTGCTCGAGCGCGCCAAGCTGGTCGTCGAGCCGGCCGGCGCGGTCGCGGTGGCAGCGCTGCTCGACCAGCCCGCGGCCTTCGACGGCCCGGTCGTCGCGGTGCTCTCGGGCGGCAACGTCGACCCGCTGCTGCTGGCCAAGCTGATCCAGCACGGTCTGGCCGCGGCCGGGCGCTACCTCAACGTCGCCGTACGGATCCCGGACCGCCCCGGCGGGCTGGCGACTCTGCTGGGGCAGCTGGCCGATCAGGGCGCCAACGTCCTCGAGGTCGCCCACGAGCGCACGTCCGGGAACCTGGGCGTCGACGAGGTCGAGGTGCACGTGCAGCTCGAGACGCGCGGCCCCAAGCACGCAGAAGCCGTGCTCGCACAGCTGCGCGAGCACGGCTACCGGGTGACTGCGGTCAGCTGA